In Agromyces sp. SYSU T00194, a genomic segment contains:
- a CDS encoding phytoene/squalene synthase family protein, whose amino-acid sequence MTREHATTTTSLTRYDATAEASASVVIGRYSTSFGAAARLLEPTCRRRIRVVYALVRIADEVVDGSAAEAGLSVDEQRAALDALEEDTERAMRTGYSTNVIVHAFARTARATGIDATLTRPFFASMRRDLDPSPFTADEVATYIHGSAEVVGLMCLRAFLAGEQVAPDRLARLEDGAIHLGAAFQKVNFLRDLAADWRDLGRNYFPWVDPDAFTEAEKDAILDDIDADLAISGRAVAELPPRARSAVAAAQELFARLATRLRATPADELLRARVRVPDAEKLAIAVRAAVTRGGVR is encoded by the coding sequence ATGACGCGCGAGCACGCCACGACGACGACCTCGCTCACCCGGTACGACGCGACCGCGGAGGCGAGCGCCTCGGTCGTGATCGGCCGGTACTCCACCTCGTTCGGCGCGGCCGCGCGGCTGCTCGAGCCCACGTGCCGCCGTCGCATCCGGGTCGTCTACGCACTCGTGCGCATCGCCGACGAGGTCGTCGACGGCTCCGCGGCCGAGGCGGGCCTGTCCGTCGATGAGCAGCGCGCGGCGCTCGACGCGCTCGAGGAGGACACCGAGCGGGCGATGCGCACCGGGTACAGCACCAACGTCATCGTGCACGCCTTCGCGCGCACGGCGCGCGCCACCGGCATCGACGCCACGCTCACCCGGCCGTTCTTCGCCTCGATGCGACGCGACCTGGACCCGTCGCCGTTCACGGCGGACGAGGTCGCGACCTACATCCACGGCTCCGCCGAGGTCGTGGGGCTGATGTGCCTGCGCGCCTTCCTCGCCGGGGAGCAGGTGGCGCCGGACCGGCTCGCGCGCCTGGAGGACGGCGCGATCCACCTCGGCGCGGCGTTCCAGAAGGTCAACTTCCTGCGCGACCTCGCCGCCGACTGGCGCGACCTCGGGCGCAACTACTTCCCGTGGGTCGACCCCGACGCGTTCACCGAGGCCGAGAAGGACGCCATCCTGGACGACATCGACGCCGACCTCGCGATCTCCGGGCGCGCGGTGGCCGAGCTGCCGCCCCGGGCGCGCTCGGCGGTCGCGGCCGCCCAGGAGCTGTTCGCGCGCCTGGCGACCCGGCTGCGCGCCACCCCCGCCGACGAGCTCCTGCGGGCGCGCGTGCGCGTGCCCGACGCCGAGAAGCTCGCCATCGCGGTGCGCGCCGCCGTGACCCGGGGAGGGGTGCGATGA